DNA sequence from the Nicotiana tomentosiformis chromosome 3, ASM39032v3, whole genome shotgun sequence genome:
GATATGAAGTACAGTTTGACGCTTTTTCTTGATGGATATTATATCTGGATCTAGCTCGTTAAGCGCTTTTAGAATATGTAAGGACACACACTTGGCAGTTGTGTTTAATGCATTTTTTCCATTCTTCCTAACAATTTATGTGGAGCTCACCTGCATTTATGCAACTACTCAAAATACAAGCCCTCTTTATTTAGCTAGTGTAAATGGATATTTAGATATGGTGAAGCCATTTTACTTTATAAAGTCTAGGCCACATGGCCAAATTTCCTTACAATGCCTGTAAATGACATCATGTGCTTTATACTGTCAAACATCGAAAATACAGAAAAATTGGGATTGGTAGACACTCTTTTATCTCTTTTAATTCAAAAAACCAGTATCCTCACCAAAACCAGTATCCAACGAGTTAAAGTTGGGCCCATCCCATACTTAAAAAGCTTTCCAAAGCAGGCCTAACGGGTTATATAGCGGGTCGAATATGGGTTGCAGCCCACACGCTATAACCCTGTGCTACTATACTCCAACTCTTTCAGTTCTCTTGGCGCTTCTCCGTTGATTCCAGAGCCATTCTTTGTAAGCACTCTGTCTTTGATTATGCCTTTGTACATTGAGGCCGTTTGGTGTGAGAAATTAGGGAAAATAATCATCGTGTAGTTTCTGGTATTACTTTGTACCATGTTTGGTTAGCATCTTCACTTGTGGTATAAGCAATACCTTTACAACTTAATACAGCAATTTATGTATAGCTTTATGCTGATTTCAACTTGGTATAACTTATCCCTGTATTAACTTAACATGGATTAAgtacttaggggtcgtttggtttgaatacgGCTTATGCTGGGATAAGTTATCCTGGTATTGTTTTTTATccactgtttggtatgttgtattaaaaataataattgcataatttctaagaagaaggtataagttatcccagCACTAATTGCCCCACCCCctacaaggtataagttatcccggttCTAATTTTAatcccgggataacttataccaggtttgctaaccaaacaaagtattaagGGGGTATTAAAATTTTATACCAGCACTATATCTActtatacctcataccaaacgaccccttaagaGACCAAAATAGTCTTGAATTCTTTGTAGCAGCCCTTCTTCTCAAACTTTTCAGTTACTTTTCCACCACCTAATTCAACCAGAGACCTGCCTTTTAGTTGGGTTACTTCAATCGTGCATCACCTAGTTGCAAGAAACAACTACTTGCTTCATCTATATCAGTTTGCTTCTTGCAAACAGAGATTGCTGCTTGTTCTGAAGGTGGGGTTTGTTGATGCCTGTGAGTTTTCTTAGGTTTTTCTTTCTCCTTATGTTCCCTGTGCTATAAAAATatgttttatatttttgtattgccGCTGCCTTCGTTTTTACTTAATTCTAGCTGTCTTTGTATTAAATTCATATGTATAGCAAGTGTCTTACTTGATGTTTTCCGAGTTAGAAATTTGTAGTACACTGGTAGTAAAAGGACAAGGGTATAATTGTAAACAAAACTTTATCCCACTTAATACCAAACACATGTTttagattattacttgtatattcaATTATTAATGCAATGAACCAAGCTCGATAAAAAATAATCTCAGCATTATCAATCTCCGTATTACAATCTTTACATAACTTGTTTCTAAAACAAACAGATCAAGTTTTATTCATATGATAAAGGAAGTTTTTTTGTACTTGAATACACATTTCACGTCCTGCAACAGCTTGAGTCAAGCCTAATTGCATATGGTTCTCTTTACCTGCTGAACAATCAAGTGGACAAATATGAATTCAGCGTCACTCACTTGGGAATAAGAACACATTTTGTTTTGTCATTTTGCTTATTTAACATAATTAATCTATATATGTATAATGTCAGTCAAGTAGGTTCTTTTTTCTCATGTTTTTTCCACATATACTATGTGCACTCAGCAGTGCTAATGACAATGTTCAGAATCTTGATTCATTATAAAATACCTAGTCTTCCATGTTGGAGTCGTGGCTGTGGGAATCACATTGTTCTTGCTTATAATTTGATCCATTCCTATTCCGACATTGCTTTCCGATGTTTATAATCTGACTTCACAATTGGTTCTTTACTGTCAGTGCATACGTCTGTCACTATAATGGTATGTAATCCAATAGCTACATACATCTTTATTTCATGTATTGCGGGTTCTTTGTTTGGCTGATGTTAAGGTAATGAATGATGAACTGCAAATGCTTTATGAAATATGTAGTAGACATAGGTTACACCGAATTAGGAGGTACCTAAAACATCTGCATTCTGCTGTCTGTAGAAGTTTCTTCATTAATAATAACATCTGCGTTCTGCTGTCTGTATAAGTTTCTTCATTAATAATAGGTAGATACTTTCAATAGTTTCTGTATTCTTATGCTTTAGAATTTCCCAAGCAGAAGGAGTCTTGCATATCTCATACAAAACGTATATGTTCTTCGATCATGTAGGCATATATCATTTGTTGTTCACTGTTGGTGTATTTCTTTCGTTCTTCTTTTGCTTCTACTTCAAAATGACATGTTTTTCTTCTAATTTTTATTCCAAAATAAGTCTTTCATGTTatgtattctttttttttttggtgattgttttcatttttttgattttgcaccgggtgtccgagtctctttgagccccgactaatcccgggggtgcacaggccctcggcaaggagtttcccgcaagtgctccacggttaattcaggttttacccagtccgatggccctcagaaattgtttgcacccagtgggtttcgaacttgagaccttgaaagggagcaaaccccaaggctcaagtCAATTGCCACCAGGCCAACCTCAAGTCTCTTTGGTGATTGTTTTCATATAATGTATTTGTTTTAACAACTAAATTATTTTCCTGTAAAAAAACTTTAGGGCTTTAAACTGAAAGCAGTTTTCGTATGTATTACTGGTATGATGGTATCTCAACAAGCGAACTTCTCACCTATTAGTCTCTCTTTTCCCTTTCCTTGTATGCTAATTATCTTTACAAGTTTGGCAACTGTTTGCCCTCCACAAGTGATAATTCATTAATTTCACTTTTTTCCATCACTTTACTTTGTTTGAAAAAGTAATACTATAATTATCATTtcagtgaaaaagaaagaaataccATTAGTATTACACCTAGGCAGGTTTTTGGTAGTAAGAGTAATTTAGCGTGTTCGTGGTTCTCACCCAAAGTATTTTGGAACAATTTAAATTCACAAACAAAAAATGGACAGGTTGTCATGGTGACAGAGGACTAGTTAAAGTATTCGAGCCCTAGCAATTAGCAGAGAGAAGATCTAAACCGCGCGAAGGATGTCAAAGTCTCTCAAAGTTCTCATTGAAGACCTGCTTCTGTACGACCATTCTTTCTGTCTTCATTCTGTTCTTTTTTTCTTGTGTTCTGTGTGAATAGTTTGATTAAGTTCCGCTGTGTCCTTTAAAAACTATAATAGATTATCAGAACCAATAAGAGAATCACTCTCCAAGGCACCCTATACTCCTCCAGAGGGTTCCAGTGTCTCTGTCAAATCCATGCTAGTGTCTCTTCTTCCTTATAGCAAATCGCTATCCAACTCAGAACTCTCGGAAACTGAAATGCAGAGCAAAATAAGGGATTTTAGCTTATGCTGTGCTGCATTGGCTTCCACCTCAGAATCCACCCACAATCAGCTCTCTTGGGTTCCCAATTTGCTATCTATTGCTGCTGCCTCTGCCTTCAAAGACCTATCTAAAGCTTACGCTAGAAAAGTTGGTGGGAATGAGTTGATGAAAATTGGCGAGCTGGATGGGGATTTGAAGTCTCTGCCAAATGAGAAGATGTTGGCCATACAGTTAATGCCTCAAGTGTTGCCTTTGCTAAAAGGCAGGATTAAGGAGAGCATGATAGATAAATCAATTGATGGTGATGAGATATCAGCTGCAAGCGCTAGAGTTCCAGGGGCATACGCCATTGTGGCCGCTTATCAATTTAGATGGTTCATTTCTCAGGTATGTGTATCCTAAATTGGTACTTGAAGatttatttattttgaattttttttatttgtggtTTGTATTCTATTGAGATGAAGCATAATGTTCTGGATTTATTGTTTGTAGGTGGATTATCCTCACCTAGGAAAAGTGTGCTCTTTGGTGATTCCATGTGCCTTAACAGCTCTTGATCATTGGTCGTCTGAAGTAAAGGTGGGTTCTTCTTTGTATGATTACTGGTCTTAGAAATTTGTTGCTGCTTCAGTCAGATATCTAATCTACTTGTTGATCTTTGTTAAAACTAAGCTAATATTCCTTTATCACTGTAGAATAGTTAAACCCTCTAAATACTGTAAGTAGTTGATTCTTGCAGTGGTCAGCTAATACTGTAAAATAGTTGGATGATGAGATATACTAAGTGGAAATTTTGCTTTTTCAAAATTCCTATGTCACTGTGTTTTCCTTGAGATATGTGGTGAAATACATTGTGAACTGTTAGAAGGAATGCACACTTTAAAACAAGTATTGGCTTGGTAGTACTAAACTTTTATGTGCCTCTAAGATATGGCTTATATCTGACCTTTATAACAACTGATGACAACAAAAAGAACATCAAATGAATCAGGTATTCAGTTTCTTTTCCAAAGCTTGTTGTTAGATACTCTATTAGAGACTTCTGATTGTTATAATGTTGATAGCACCTCTTTCTGTTTGTTTTGCCTTCTtagtcttttctttattttggagcATGATGTAATCCATCTTCAAGATAAAAACGGGATTTCCAATTGGTACAGTCGAGTGGAAATTGTCTGCCATACATTTGCATCTCATAACCAAGAATTACTATTTTTGTTTTCATTAGGCTGTTGACAAAATTTTGTTGTCTCACTTCAGGGACAGGGCATGGTTAGCTTAATACATCTAGCAGAAAATGTCAATGCTGCTGAGATTGGTTGGTATGAA
Encoded proteins:
- the LOC104087668 gene encoding uncharacterized protein At2g39910 isoform X4, with the protein product MSKSLKVLIEDLLLLSEPIRESLSKAPYTPPEGSSVSVKSMLVSLLPYSKSLSNSELSETEMQSKIRDFSLCCAALASTSESTHNQLSWVPNLLSIAAASAFKDLSKAYARKVGGNELMKIGELDGDLKSLPNEKMLAIQLMPQVLPLLKGRIKESMIDKSIDGDEISAASARVPGAYAIVAAYQFRWFISQVDYPHLGKVCSLVIPCALTALDHWSSEVKGQGMVSLIHLAENVNAAEIGWYEDVILDACCQNIASDDETWERVVQMSVLMVTFTQKSNARSIWYEKMLNEMLSHLERQPRNKERRIAWLQHVEPLFNGLGLVLLAHFRRLFPLFFKWMHADDDRTVVLVLELIKTVVKLTWIRNSPHIERLVDELVSLYKEAALKIAREEIRKLVLQTIILIQQSKGSQFKAVWDKHKDDPDLTVFHHSFSEQQLAMGAVNG
- the LOC104087668 gene encoding uncharacterized protein At2g39910 isoform X3, producing the protein MSKSLKVLIEDLLLLSEPIRESLSKAPYTPPEGSSVSVKSMLVSLLPYSKSLSNSELSETEMQSKIRDFSLCCAALASTSESTHNQLSWVPNLLSIAAASAFKDLSKAYARKVGGNELMKIGELDGDLKSLPNEKMLAIQLMPQVLPLLKGRIKESMIDKSIDGDEISAASARVPGAYAIVAAYQFRWFISQVDYPHLGKVCSLVIPCALTALDHWSSEVKGQGMVSLIHLAENVNAAEIGWYEDVILDACCQNIASDDETWERVVQMSVLMVTFTQKSNARSIWYEKMLNEMLSHLERQPRNKERRIAWLQHVEPLFNGLGLVLLAHFRRLFPLFFKWMHADDDRTVVLVLELIKTVVKLTWIRNSPHIERLVDELVSLYKEAALKIAREEIRKLVLQTIILIQQSKGSQFKAVWDKHKDDPDLTVFHHSFSEQQLAMDFLYSVC
- the LOC104087668 gene encoding uncharacterized protein At2g39910 isoform X1 translates to MSKSLKVLIEDLLLLSEPIRESLSKAPYTPPEGSSVSVKSMLVSLLPYSKSLSNSELSETEMQSKIRDFSLCCAALASTSESTHNQLSWVPNLLSIAAASAFKDLSKAYARKVGGNELMKIGELDGDLKSLPNEKMLAIQLMPQVLPLLKGRIKESMIDKSIDGDEISAASARVPGAYAIVAAYQFRWFISQVDYPHLGKVCSLVIPCALTALDHWSSEVKGQGMVSLIHLAENVNAAEIGWYEDVILDACCQNIASDDETWERVVQMSVLMVTFTQKSNARSIWYEKMLNEMLSHLERQPRNKERRIAWLQHVEPLFNGLGLVLLAHFRRLFPLFFKWMHADDDRTVVLVLELIKTVVKLTWIRNSPHIERLVDELVSLYKEAALKIAREEIRKLVLQTIILIQQSKGSQFKAVWDKHKDDPDLTVFHHSFSEQQLAMVEASAILASFVLHNEPVHLLFLNNLPMMP
- the LOC104087668 gene encoding uncharacterized protein At2g39910 isoform X2, producing the protein MSKSLKVLIEDLLLLSEPIRESLSKAPYTPPEGSSVSVKSMLVSLLPYSKSLSNSELSETEMQSKIRDFSLCCAALASTSESTHNQLSWVPNLLSIAAASAFKDLSKAYARKVGGNELMKIGELDGDLKSLPNEKMLAIQLMPQVLPLLKGRIKESMIDKSIDGDEISAASARVPGAYAIVAAYQFRWFISQVDYPHLGKVCSLVIPCALTALDHWSSEVKGQGMVSLIHLAENVNAAEIGWYEDVILDACCQNIASDDETWERVVQMSVLMVTFTQKSNARSIWYEKMLNEMLSHLERQPRNKERRIAWLQHVEPLFNGLGLVLLAHFRRLFPLFFKWMHADDDRTVVLVLELIKTVVKLTWIRNSPHIERLVDELVSLYKEAALKIAREEIRKLVLQTIILIQQSKGSQFKAVWDKHKDDPDLTVFHHSFSEQQLAMKASHINWGKRVILVAS